One Clupea harengus chromosome 11, Ch_v2.0.2, whole genome shotgun sequence DNA window includes the following coding sequences:
- the baalca gene encoding BAALC binder of MAP3K1 and KLF4 a, producing the protein MGCGGSRADTIEPRYYESWTRETESTWLTNTDTEVGQTIASNNNNQRGISDSGTASMKPCTTTCQGKGEDARQPGHMPSVAPSREKKLVNTATQCGKPPLHATSSSGSKGRLLHRDESKPKPRKLASKEAVTSKSGQQSSCPEEKTSDIK; encoded by the exons ATGGGTTGCGGAGGAAGCAGGGCTGATACAATCGAACCCCGTTACTATGAGAGTTGGACAAGGGAGACTGAGTCGACATGGCTCACGAACACCGACACGGAGGTTGGCCAAACCATCGCCAGTAATAACAACAACCAACGTGGGATATCTGACAGTGGCACCGCATCGATGAAACCATGTACAACAACTTGCCAAG GTAAAGGAGAGGATGCTCGTCAACCTGGGCACATGCCCTCTGTTGCCCCTAGCAGAGAGAAGAAGCTGGTGAACACAGCCACCCAGTGTGGGAAGCCTCCCCTCCATGCCACCAGCAGCAGTGGAAGCAAAGGCAGACTGCTCCACAGAGACGAG AGTAAACCAAAACCCAGGAAATTGGCCTCCAAGGAGGCCGTCACATCAAAGAGTGGCCAGCAGAGCTCCTGCCCTGAGGAAAAGACGTCTGATATCAAGTAG